From a region of the Daphnia pulicaria isolate SC F1-1A chromosome 1, SC_F0-13Bv2, whole genome shotgun sequence genome:
- the LOC124320409 gene encoding translin-associated protein X-like, with protein sequence METAPSKIQPSVATPLIEPEESFDPEIQAFFSDCSKKLDTHHDRYERVVKLSRDITIESKRVIFLLHRVQDETSKMKICNEAEVKLQVVINSSWNRLAKELVGQDHHHYVRAYSPGLQEFIEAISFLQFLRDGNLINLEEVQSRLTYPEELKVPVPVYEYLLGIADLTGELMRLCINAVGRGETQLVFNTCMSLRKIHEALSSLNLGFQRELKRKLQVSRQSLQKVETACYTVQVRGSEIPKELLAAKAVLSDDNPTWNEEYD encoded by the exons atggaaacgGCACCGTCAAAAATACAACCTTCGGTGGCAACACCTTTAATTGAACCAGAAGAATCATTTGACCCCGAGATTCAGGCTTTTTTTAGTGATTGCTCAAAAAAATTGGATACGCACCACGATCGTTATGAACGTGTCGTTAAACTAAGCAGAGATATTACCATTGAAAGCAAAAGAGTAATTTTTTTGCTTCACCGAGTTCAAGATGAGACATCCAAAATGAAGATATGTAATGAAGCTGAAGTAAAGTTACAGGTTGTTATCAACTCTTCATGGAATCGTTTGGCAAAAGAATTGGTGGGACaggatcatcatcattatgTTCGAGCTTACTCACCAG GTCTCCAAGAATTCATTGAGGCTATAAGCTTCCTTCAGTTCCTCAGAGatggaaatttaattaatcttgAAGAAGTACAGAGTAGGCTAACCTACCCAGAAGAATTGAAAGTTCCAGTACCAGTTTATGAGTACTTACTTGGTATTGCTGATTTGACCGGCGAGCTCATGCGTTTGTGCATTAACGCTGTGGGTCGAGGAGAAACTCAACTTGTTTTCAACACTTGTATGTCTTTACGAAAAATCCACGAGGCATTATCAAGTCTAAA CCTTGGATTTCAGCGTGAGCTGAAACGCAAGTTGCAAGTTTCAAGACAAAGTTTGCAAAAAGTAGAAACTGCTTGTTACACTGTCCAAGTTAGAGGAAGTGAGATTCCCAAAGAACTTTTGGCGGCCAAAGCGGTTTTAAGCGATGACAATCCAACATGGAACGAAGAGTACGACTGA
- the LOC124320244 gene encoding uncharacterized protein LOC124320244 isoform X2, which produces MMPNGGNMNPWMSHQWYNPAASLGSNQAQGMVDVNALHMMASQQFPHQYGAGILPVAPAWNDVSSQSQWMQQWQSNFQTNWGNNFAPNAQPPPPPPPANTSVVPQIPPPPPQEKAPEHVADSIMSEEEKNFDIQFKEWEGKFQAWKEENKNHPDKAALAVYEAQWKTWREQLIQNREKLRKKREESVAKQNQIMEQSKNCIDDLSHLALRQATQPTSNNESREDIPYHFQPKMPNTPGQPLMTSSQHNLYSNHAPNSSTNLHVAGHSSKLHVPQNYQNKGDSEHSLSGGRTNQLPGGSLPPNRFDYSSRQLHEEFRDHRVSHSVADLQSNRMPNKPPHPLLTNFDPAQKQFDLPLQRPGQHQPGLDFQDMRQRQLDIPPRLQNRDYHHENIQHNQPMLPANLRELNVPQGFQPPARGMLESSQSAANFVSPANNVDEDLRTFPSASSAETAANLFRKRAMRGKGDGPRFVPYKTPDMPVQMNQKVETGLEGKVRPRIEERLAEHAEIKLSALPPMTNLAGPLVRDHEIPVKKVGAIMEPIVFEYNHRPGQRGRFAEPISIDSSRAKQPQIESSDSKVINRKIEIVVPKAHAILPAAPKNVPVEKSPVKPAPLPLFPSAAAIQIQENPYPKPQPQLLPDPPAEDKRPNGLVLSQQTVSEPSEMEIVPAEIEIVMVEDLLLPPGRYGRPSKIVVILRGLPGSGKSHLARSIKEKEVLMGGSAPRILSIDDYYLMDDGTSPVPWQEDQEEQYRQSLLKSLKKNLDDGHFSFIIVDALHIKASDILEVHNAARSRAFSVFLVDLPDDLRRTGTNRKCTEKDLEKMKSEWQEAPIEDLPRLDIRWLLQGVVEERIPTPDDVVTSTTVLIDEDSQGSPNENPAVSKWETMEQTEEKLDRLDGIVKRKSEKPASMEDWLQSGLPDDYDDRKCLEGKKRVRWADVEEKMQQKKMRDLGFVVGQTNWSRMTDPTFGESALTKTKYI; this is translated from the exons ATGATGCCAAATGGAGGAAATATGAACCCTTGGATGTCTCATCAGTGGTACAACCCTGCAGCGTCACTTGGATCTAATCAGGCGCAAGGAATGGTTGACGTTAATGCTCTCCACATGATGGCTTCACAACAATTCCCACATCAATATGGTGCAGGGATTCTTCCTGTGGCACCTGCTTGGAATGATGTGTCTTCCCAGTCTCAATGGATGCAGCAATGGCAATCCAATTTCCAAACCAA tTGGGGCAATAATTTTGCTCCTAATGCCCAACCTCCACCCCCACCCCCACCTGCCAACACATCAGTTGTTCCACAGATACCTCCGCCACCACCTCAGGAAAAGGCTCCAGAACATGTAGCTGACAGTATTATGtcagaggaagaaaagaattttgataTTCAATTTAAAGAATGGGAAGGGAAATTTCAAgcttggaaagaagaaaataaaaaccatccAGACAAG GCAGCACTTGCTGTTTATGAAGCCCAATGGAAAACTTGGCGCGAACAATTGATtcaaaatcgagaaaaatTGCGAAAAAAACGAGAAGAATCTGTGGCCAAACAGAATCAAATTATGGAACAATCGAAAAATTGCATTGATGACTTGAGTCATTTAGCTCTTCGCCAGGCGACGCAACCAACTAGTAACAATGAAAGTCGTGAAGATATTCCGTATCACTTCCAGCCTAAGATGCCCAATACTCCTGGGCAACCGTTGATGACGTCGTCACAACACAATCTATATTCAAATCACGCACCAAACTCGAGCACAAATTTACACGTAGCTGGGCATTCTTCTAAACTTCATGTTCCCCAAAATTATCAAAATAAGGGAGACAGTGAACATAGTTTGAGCGGTGGAAGAACGAACCAATTGCCTGGTGGCAGTTTGCCACCTAACCGGTTTGACTATTCATCGCGGCAGTTACATGAGGAGTTTCGCGACCATCGTGTGTCCCATTCTGTAGCTGACCTTCAATCGAATAGAATGCCTAATAAACCACCACACCCACTACTTACAAACTTCGATCCGGCTCAAAAGCAATTTGATCTTCCTCTCCAAAGGCCTGGTCAACACCAGCCAGGTTTGGATTTCCAAGACATGAGACAGCGGCAGCTCGATATACCACCTAGGCTTCAGAATCGCGACTATCACCACGAAAATATTCAACATAATCAGCCTATGTTGCCAGCGAATCTGCGAGAGTTGAACGTCCCACAAGGGTTTCAGCCGCCAGCGCGTGGAATGTTAGAGTCTTCTCAGAGTGCTGCCAATTTTGTGAGTCCCGCCAATAATGTCGATGAAGATCTCAGAACGTTTCCTTCGGCATCGTCAGCTGAAACGGCAGCCAATCTTTTCCGAAAGCGCGCAATGCGCGGAAAGGGTGATGGACCGCGCTTTGTCCCCTACAAAACTCCTGATATGCCTGTGCAAATGAACCAGAAAGTTGAAACTGGCTTGGAAGGAAAAGTCCGTCCACGTATCGAGGAGCGATTGGCCGAACACGCAGAAATTAAGCTTTCTGCTTTGCCCCCAATGACAAATCTCGCTGGTCCTTTAGTTAGAGACCACGAAATACCAGTTAAGAAGGTTGGTGCAATCATGGAACCCATCGTGTTTGAATACAACCATCGCCCGGGACAGCGTGGCCGCTTTGCCGAACCAATCTCCATCGATAGTTCCCGTGCTAAACAACCGCAAATTGAATCTTCAGACAGCAAGGTCATCAATCGTAAGATTGAGATTGTTGTTCCCAAAGCCCACGCCATTTTGCCAGCAGCTCCGAAAAATGTCCCTGTCGAAAAAAGTCCAGTAAAACCAGCCCCTCTACCACTTTTCCCCTCTGCAGCGGCTATACAAATACAAGAAAATCCGTATCCAAAACCGCAACCTCAATTACTGCCTGATCCACCTGCCGAAGATAAACGACCAAACG GTCTAGTGTTGTCTCAACAAACCGTATCTGAGCCTTCAGAAATGGAGATCGTACCTGCAGAAATAGAAATAGTGATGGTAGAAGATCTCTTACTGCCTCCTGGGCGTTACGGCCGTCCTTCGAAAATTGTGGTTATCCTACGCGGTCTTCCAGGATCGGGTAAAAGCCACTTGGCCCGTTCAATAAAG GAAAAGGAAGTGTTGATGGGTGGATCAGCCCCTCGAATTTTATCTATCGATGATTATTATCTAATGGATGATGGTACTAGCCCTGTTCCTTGGCAAGAAGACCAGGAAGAGCAATATCGGCAGAGTTTGTTGAAATCTCTCAAGAAAAATCTTGATGATGGCCATTTTTCCTTCATCATTGTGGATGCTCTTCACATTAAGGCGAGCGACATTCTGGAGGTACACAATGCGGCGCGGAGTCGTGCGTTCTCCGTTTTCCTAGTCGACTTGCCTGATGACCTGAGGCGTACTGGGACAAATAGAAAATGTACAGAAAAGGATCTCGAg aaaatgaaaagtgagTGGCAAGAGGCGCCGATTGAGGACCTTCCGCGTTTAGATATTCGTTGGTTATTACAAGGAGTTGTTGAAGAGCGGATCCCTACTCCCGATGATGTTGTTACATCAACGACAGTCCTCATTGATGAA GATTCGCAAGGAAGTCCAAACGAAAATCCAGCTGTGAGCAAATGGGAAACGATGGAacaaacggaagaaaaattaG ACCGATTGGATGGTATCGTCAAACGAAAATCGGAGAAACCTGCTTCGATGGAAGATTGGTTACAATCTGGATTACCAGACGATTATGATGATCGTAAATgtttggaaggaaaaaaacgg GTTCGTTGGGCcgatgttgaagaaaaaatgcaacaaaagAAGATGCGTGATTTGGGATTTGTAGTGGGACAAACCAATTGGTCTAGAATGACGGATCCAACATTTGGAGAGTCGGCTCTTACGAAAACCAAGTATATTTGA
- the LOC124320244 gene encoding uncharacterized protein LOC124320244 isoform X1 — translation MMPNGGNMNPWMSHQWYNPAASLGSNQAQGMVDVNALHMMASQQFPHQYGAGILPVAPAWNDVSSQSQWMQQWQSNFQTNWGNNFAPNAQPPPPPPPANTSVVPQIPPPPPQEKAPEHVADSIMSEEEKNFDIQFKEWEGKFQAWKEENKNHPDKAALAVYEAQWKTWREQLIQNREKLRKKREESVAKQNQIMEQSKNCIDDLSHLALRQATQPTSNNESREDIPYHFQPKMPNTPGQPLMTSSQHNLYSNHAPNSSTNLHVAGHSSKLHVPQNYQNKGDSEHSLSGGRTNQLPGGSLPPNRFDYSSRQLHEEFRDHRVSHSVADLQSNRMPNKPPHPLLTNFDPAQKQFDLPLQRPGQHQPGLDFQDMRQRQLDIPPRLQNRDYHHENIQHNQPMLPANLRELNVPQGFQPPARGMLESSQSAANFVSPANNVDEDLRTFPSASSAETAANLFRKRAMRGKGDGPRFVPYKTPDMPVQMNQKVETGLEGKVRPRIEERLAEHAEIKLSALPPMTNLAGPLVRDHEIPVKKVGAIMEPIVFEYNHRPGQRGRFAEPISIDSSRAKQPQIESSDSKVINRKIEIVVPKAHAILPAAPKNVPVEKSPVKPAPLPLFPSAAAIQIQENPYPKPQPQLLPDPPAEDKRPNVGLVLSQQTVSEPSEMEIVPAEIEIVMVEDLLLPPGRYGRPSKIVVILRGLPGSGKSHLARSIKEKEVLMGGSAPRILSIDDYYLMDDGTSPVPWQEDQEEQYRQSLLKSLKKNLDDGHFSFIIVDALHIKASDILEVHNAARSRAFSVFLVDLPDDLRRTGTNRKCTEKDLEKMKSEWQEAPIEDLPRLDIRWLLQGVVEERIPTPDDVVTSTTVLIDEDSQGSPNENPAVSKWETMEQTEEKLDRLDGIVKRKSEKPASMEDWLQSGLPDDYDDRKCLEGKKRVRWADVEEKMQQKKMRDLGFVVGQTNWSRMTDPTFGESALTKTKYI, via the exons ATGATGCCAAATGGAGGAAATATGAACCCTTGGATGTCTCATCAGTGGTACAACCCTGCAGCGTCACTTGGATCTAATCAGGCGCAAGGAATGGTTGACGTTAATGCTCTCCACATGATGGCTTCACAACAATTCCCACATCAATATGGTGCAGGGATTCTTCCTGTGGCACCTGCTTGGAATGATGTGTCTTCCCAGTCTCAATGGATGCAGCAATGGCAATCCAATTTCCAAACCAA tTGGGGCAATAATTTTGCTCCTAATGCCCAACCTCCACCCCCACCCCCACCTGCCAACACATCAGTTGTTCCACAGATACCTCCGCCACCACCTCAGGAAAAGGCTCCAGAACATGTAGCTGACAGTATTATGtcagaggaagaaaagaattttgataTTCAATTTAAAGAATGGGAAGGGAAATTTCAAgcttggaaagaagaaaataaaaaccatccAGACAAG GCAGCACTTGCTGTTTATGAAGCCCAATGGAAAACTTGGCGCGAACAATTGATtcaaaatcgagaaaaatTGCGAAAAAAACGAGAAGAATCTGTGGCCAAACAGAATCAAATTATGGAACAATCGAAAAATTGCATTGATGACTTGAGTCATTTAGCTCTTCGCCAGGCGACGCAACCAACTAGTAACAATGAAAGTCGTGAAGATATTCCGTATCACTTCCAGCCTAAGATGCCCAATACTCCTGGGCAACCGTTGATGACGTCGTCACAACACAATCTATATTCAAATCACGCACCAAACTCGAGCACAAATTTACACGTAGCTGGGCATTCTTCTAAACTTCATGTTCCCCAAAATTATCAAAATAAGGGAGACAGTGAACATAGTTTGAGCGGTGGAAGAACGAACCAATTGCCTGGTGGCAGTTTGCCACCTAACCGGTTTGACTATTCATCGCGGCAGTTACATGAGGAGTTTCGCGACCATCGTGTGTCCCATTCTGTAGCTGACCTTCAATCGAATAGAATGCCTAATAAACCACCACACCCACTACTTACAAACTTCGATCCGGCTCAAAAGCAATTTGATCTTCCTCTCCAAAGGCCTGGTCAACACCAGCCAGGTTTGGATTTCCAAGACATGAGACAGCGGCAGCTCGATATACCACCTAGGCTTCAGAATCGCGACTATCACCACGAAAATATTCAACATAATCAGCCTATGTTGCCAGCGAATCTGCGAGAGTTGAACGTCCCACAAGGGTTTCAGCCGCCAGCGCGTGGAATGTTAGAGTCTTCTCAGAGTGCTGCCAATTTTGTGAGTCCCGCCAATAATGTCGATGAAGATCTCAGAACGTTTCCTTCGGCATCGTCAGCTGAAACGGCAGCCAATCTTTTCCGAAAGCGCGCAATGCGCGGAAAGGGTGATGGACCGCGCTTTGTCCCCTACAAAACTCCTGATATGCCTGTGCAAATGAACCAGAAAGTTGAAACTGGCTTGGAAGGAAAAGTCCGTCCACGTATCGAGGAGCGATTGGCCGAACACGCAGAAATTAAGCTTTCTGCTTTGCCCCCAATGACAAATCTCGCTGGTCCTTTAGTTAGAGACCACGAAATACCAGTTAAGAAGGTTGGTGCAATCATGGAACCCATCGTGTTTGAATACAACCATCGCCCGGGACAGCGTGGCCGCTTTGCCGAACCAATCTCCATCGATAGTTCCCGTGCTAAACAACCGCAAATTGAATCTTCAGACAGCAAGGTCATCAATCGTAAGATTGAGATTGTTGTTCCCAAAGCCCACGCCATTTTGCCAGCAGCTCCGAAAAATGTCCCTGTCGAAAAAAGTCCAGTAAAACCAGCCCCTCTACCACTTTTCCCCTCTGCAGCGGCTATACAAATACAAGAAAATCCGTATCCAAAACCGCAACCTCAATTACTGCCTGATCCACCTGCCGAAGATAAACGACCAAACG TAGGTCTAGTGTTGTCTCAACAAACCGTATCTGAGCCTTCAGAAATGGAGATCGTACCTGCAGAAATAGAAATAGTGATGGTAGAAGATCTCTTACTGCCTCCTGGGCGTTACGGCCGTCCTTCGAAAATTGTGGTTATCCTACGCGGTCTTCCAGGATCGGGTAAAAGCCACTTGGCCCGTTCAATAAAG GAAAAGGAAGTGTTGATGGGTGGATCAGCCCCTCGAATTTTATCTATCGATGATTATTATCTAATGGATGATGGTACTAGCCCTGTTCCTTGGCAAGAAGACCAGGAAGAGCAATATCGGCAGAGTTTGTTGAAATCTCTCAAGAAAAATCTTGATGATGGCCATTTTTCCTTCATCATTGTGGATGCTCTTCACATTAAGGCGAGCGACATTCTGGAGGTACACAATGCGGCGCGGAGTCGTGCGTTCTCCGTTTTCCTAGTCGACTTGCCTGATGACCTGAGGCGTACTGGGACAAATAGAAAATGTACAGAAAAGGATCTCGAg aaaatgaaaagtgagTGGCAAGAGGCGCCGATTGAGGACCTTCCGCGTTTAGATATTCGTTGGTTATTACAAGGAGTTGTTGAAGAGCGGATCCCTACTCCCGATGATGTTGTTACATCAACGACAGTCCTCATTGATGAA GATTCGCAAGGAAGTCCAAACGAAAATCCAGCTGTGAGCAAATGGGAAACGATGGAacaaacggaagaaaaattaG ACCGATTGGATGGTATCGTCAAACGAAAATCGGAGAAACCTGCTTCGATGGAAGATTGGTTACAATCTGGATTACCAGACGATTATGATGATCGTAAATgtttggaaggaaaaaaacgg GTTCGTTGGGCcgatgttgaagaaaaaatgcaacaaaagAAGATGCGTGATTTGGGATTTGTAGTGGGACAAACCAATTGGTCTAGAATGACGGATCCAACATTTGGAGAGTCGGCTCTTACGAAAACCAAGTATATTTGA